In Gadus macrocephalus chromosome 11, ASM3116895v1, a single genomic region encodes these proteins:
- the LOC132467302 gene encoding LOW QUALITY PROTEIN: transmembrane protein 150A-like (The sequence of the model RefSeq protein was modified relative to this genomic sequence to represent the inferred CDS: inserted 1 base in 1 codon; deleted 1 base in 1 codon) — protein MAVMNHHVCPVENWYYNVTCTEEMPRPGFPKTCCTIQDIPLISKCGSFPPESCLFSLIGNVGAFMVIMVCLLRYAQVIEXQHHCLLNTSALVSGCTNAVGLVMVGNFQVDHAKSLHYVGAGVAFPAGLLFVCLQCVLTYRVAVTALDYWMGHCRVALAIAAMVSLVLSGAFFVHESFVLQHAAAICEWVFTVDILVFYGTFTYEFGSVSHDTVLAGLQHVYQQHHLHHHHLHHGSGIVLGPGARPTALGTGSKGLKSPGGSSTSTHLNCTPESIAML, from the exons ATGGCAGTGATGAACCATCACGTCTGTCCTGTGGAGAACTG GTACTACAACGTCACCTGCACAGAGGAGATGCCTCGACCTGGCTTCCCCAAGACCTGCTGCACCATCCAGGACATCCCGCTCATCAG TAAGTGTGGGTCCTTCCCCCCAGAGAGCTGCCTGTTCAGTCTCATCGGGAACGTCGGGGCGTTCATGG TGATCATGGTGTGCCTGCTGCGCTACGCTCAGGTGATCG CACAGCACCACTGCCTGCTGAACACCAGCGCCCTGGTGTCGGGCTGCACCAACGCCGTGGGGCTGGTCATGGTGGGGAACTTCCAG GTGGACCACGCCAAGTCCCTGCACTacgtgggggcgggggtggcgTTCCCGGCGGGGCTGCTGTTCGTGTGCCTGCAGTGCGTGCTGACGTACCGCGTGGCCGTCACGGCGCTCGACTACTGGATGGGC CACTGCCGCGTGGCGCTGGCCATCGCCGCCATGGTGTCCCTCGTCCTCA GCGGCGCGTTCTTCGTCCACGAGAGCTTCGTGCTGCAGCACGCGGCGGCCATCTGCGAGTGGGTGTTCACCGTGGACATCCTGGTCTTCTACGGCACCTTCACCTACGAGTTCGGCTCCGTCAGCCACGACACGGTGCTGGCCGGCCTGCAGCACGTctaccagcagcaccacctgcaccaccaccacctccaccacggctctGGCATCGtgctgggccccggggcccggcccaCCGCCCTGGGCACCGGCTCCAAGGGTCTCAAGTCCCCCGGCGGCAgcagcacctccacccacctcaaCTGCACCCCCGAGAGCATCGCCATGCtgtag